A genomic region of Papaver somniferum cultivar HN1 chromosome 7, ASM357369v1, whole genome shotgun sequence contains the following coding sequences:
- the LOC113293421 gene encoding probable 2-oxoglutarate-dependent dioxygenase AOP1 — translation MGFEIQMPCIDFTKHPEDLVEGSEGWKNLCKLVREGGEVYGGFQVVYDKIPVELHEKMFQGSKSLFDLPLETKQKSSDDSKSHNGYAGKFKFAPLYESLTLPNPHNLEEVQAFTDTMWPKGNQSFCETVNNTSKMMTELEQIIRKMIFQSYGADTNCDSLVKDSWNIFRFTQYKAPTGKEMEVGLPAHVDKNLLTILYQNEEGLQIETKEGEWLPAVVKDCTFTVFVGEAFKTWSNGKLHAVEHQVMMKGPQKDRYSYGLFSIPNESPKERDEDDLPLLFCRLDHHDYDLFTYTNNTSALCCNCGKMCMPSLCYH, via the exons ATGGGTTTTGAGATTCAAATGCCATGCATTGATTTCACTAAACACCCCGAAGATCTAGTAGAGGGAAGTGAAGGTTGGAAGAATTTATGTAAACTAGTTAGAGAAGGTGGAGAAGTTTATGGTGGTTTTCAAGTGGTTTATGATAAGATTCCCGTGGAATTACACGAAAAGATGTTCCAAGGATCGAAGAGTTTGTTTGATCTACCACTGGAGACTAAACAAAAGAGCTCCGACGACTCAAAATCTCACAATGGATATGCAGGGAAGTTCAAATTCGCTCCTTTGTACGAAAGTTTAACCCTACCCAATCCACACAACCTGGAGGAGGTCCAAGCTTTCACTGACACTATGTGGCCCAAAGGAAACCAATCTTTCTG TGAAACTGTCAACAACACCAGCAAAATGATGACAGAACTAGAGCAAATCATTCGCAAGATGATCTTCCAGAGCTACGGAGCTGATACAAACTGTGATTCGCTTGTCAAAGACAGCTGGAACATCTTCCGCTTCACACAATACAAAGCTCCAACTGGCAAGGAAATGGAAGTTGGGTTACCTGCCCATGTTGATAAAAACCTCCTAACAATATTGTATCAAAACGAAGAAGGCCTTCAAATCGAAACTAAGGAAGGGGAATGGCTACCAGCCGTGGTGAAGGATTGCACATTCACCGTTTTTGTCGGCGAAGCATTCAAGACTTGGAGCAATGGTAAGCTACATGCAGTAGAGCACCAGGTTATGATGAAAGGACCACAGAAAGATAGATATTCTTATGGATTGTTTTCTATCCCAAATGAAAGTCCAAAGGAGCGGGATGAAGATGATCTTCCTCTTCTCTTTTGTCGTTTAGATCACCACGACTACGACCTTTTCACTTACACCAATAATACATCTGCATTATGCTGCAACTGCGGCAAGATGTGTATGCCCTCTCTCTGTTACCATTAG